A section of the Posidoniimonas corsicana genome encodes:
- a CDS encoding biotin--[acetyl-CoA-carboxylase] ligase yields MPDAAQNTLDLPQVLDRTTVGHVHYLPETDSTNEVALARAAQIPDDTSELVLTSRQLRGKGRGENRWWAGEGALTFSLITPRLPLPTEHTPRLSLAAGLAICQAVEQSVPTGETRLKWPNDVYLNGRKAAGILIESPGVAVGRFVVGVGINVNNRFADAPPEVQQRAVSLADAAGGPLDLTGVLIDCLRQFDACLAMLLAGDPQLAGLWRAWSLLDGRRVRLALPAEVVEGVCRGIAEDGALLIEQPGGDRACYGGVVEWFE; encoded by the coding sequence ATGCCGGACGCCGCGCAGAACACGCTCGACCTGCCTCAGGTGCTGGATCGGACCACCGTTGGGCACGTCCATTACCTGCCGGAAACCGATTCTACTAACGAAGTTGCGCTCGCCCGGGCGGCTCAGATCCCGGACGACACCTCGGAACTGGTGCTCACCAGCCGCCAGCTCCGCGGCAAGGGACGCGGGGAAAACCGTTGGTGGGCCGGCGAAGGGGCGCTGACATTCTCGCTGATCACGCCGCGGCTGCCGCTGCCGACCGAGCACACGCCGCGGCTGTCGCTGGCCGCCGGGCTGGCGATCTGTCAGGCGGTGGAGCAGTCGGTCCCGACGGGCGAGACGCGGCTCAAGTGGCCCAACGATGTCTACCTCAACGGGCGGAAGGCGGCCGGGATCCTGATCGAGTCGCCCGGCGTGGCGGTTGGCCGGTTCGTGGTGGGCGTGGGGATCAACGTGAATAACCGCTTTGCCGACGCCCCGCCGGAGGTCCAGCAGCGGGCGGTCAGCCTGGCGGACGCCGCCGGCGGGCCGCTGGACCTGACAGGCGTGCTGATCGACTGCCTGCGGCAGTTCGACGCGTGCCTGGCAATGCTGCTGGCGGGCGACCCACAGCTGGCCGGCCTGTGGCGGGCGTGGTCGCTGCTGGACGGACGCCGGGTGCGGCTGGCCCTGCCGGCCGAGGTGGTCGAGGGGGTCTGCCGGGGCATCGCCGAGGACGGCGCGCTCTTGATCGAGCAGCCCGGGGGCGACCGGGCCTGCTACGGCGGCGTGGTGGAGTGGTTCGAGTGA
- a CDS encoding DUF1559 family PulG-like putative transporter, with protein sequence MHQPNAPHRRLTAPPASGPEGVTLLELLVVLGLIAMLAALLLPAIQASRESVRQTQCKNNLRQTIQAVQAVHAAEGALPSLYVGTSLPYPLREWDLFHLHSWRTPLLPHLDEAPLHDKIDWQSLATSAANAEVAQSAVPSFVCPSGGSPARLGWGRKHDRLGVAWEDLSDDDRYHVVRADYDAMAGIQVLPDPLPEDADAESTQFVRWGVWGWPAFETPTTSGTRLLRYRRGRFRDVTDGLSHTLAVVERGGKPVEFLHGKPHITKDNPNADYPGQVGWSASNSFAWSINGHGVGVNHSNATGVYALHPGGANVALADGSVRLLADSTDFQSLVALFGRSDGGLPASE encoded by the coding sequence ATGCACCAACCCAACGCACCCCACCGCCGCTTGACCGCCCCGCCCGCCAGCGGTCCGGAGGGCGTTACGCTGCTCGAGCTGCTGGTGGTGCTCGGGCTGATCGCGATGCTCGCGGCGCTGCTGCTGCCGGCGATCCAGGCCAGCCGCGAGTCGGTGCGGCAGACGCAGTGCAAGAACAACCTCCGCCAGACCATCCAGGCAGTGCAGGCCGTGCACGCCGCCGAGGGGGCCCTGCCCTCGCTGTACGTCGGGACCAGCCTGCCCTACCCGCTGCGGGAGTGGGACCTGTTCCACCTGCACTCGTGGCGGACGCCGCTGCTGCCGCACCTGGACGAGGCGCCGCTGCACGACAAGATCGACTGGCAGTCGCTGGCCACGTCGGCCGCCAACGCCGAGGTGGCCCAGTCGGCCGTGCCCAGCTTTGTCTGCCCCTCCGGCGGCTCGCCTGCCCGGCTGGGCTGGGGACGCAAGCACGATCGGCTCGGCGTCGCGTGGGAGGACCTTTCCGACGACGACCGTTACCACGTCGTTCGGGCGGACTACGACGCGATGGCCGGCATCCAGGTGCTGCCCGACCCGCTGCCAGAGGATGCCGACGCCGAGTCCACACAGTTCGTGCGGTGGGGCGTGTGGGGCTGGCCCGCGTTCGAGACCCCCACCACCTCCGGCACGAGGCTGCTGCGGTACCGCCGCGGCCGCTTCCGCGATGTCACCGACGGGCTGTCGCACACGCTGGCCGTGGTCGAGCGGGGCGGCAAGCCGGTGGAGTTCCTGCACGGCAAGCCTCACATCACCAAAGACAACCCCAACGCCGACTACCCCGGCCAGGTTGGCTGGTCGGCCAGCAACTCGTTCGCGTGGTCCATCAACGGCCACGGCGTGGGTGTGAATCACTCGAACGCGACCGGCGTGTACGCGCTGCACCCCGGCGGCGCCAACGTGGCGTTGGCCGATGGCTCGGTGCGGCTGCTGGCCGACTCGACCGACTTCCAGTCGCTTGTCGCCCTGTTCGGCCGCTCTGACGGCGGCCTACCCGCCAGCGAGTGA
- the mtnC gene encoding acireductone synthase — MQVEAQGVLLDVEGTTSSVKFVYDVMFPFARRELAAYLQQSWDDPSCQAACEQVAGDAGQPSLAAWADAEDRAPRDLVEEEATRLMDADQKATGLKQLQGLIWKSGFESGEMVAHVYPDVPPALDRWRAAGADLRIYSSGSIQAQQLFFGHTQQGDLLPLFSGHYDTTTGPKREAASYAAIAADWRLPPASILFLSDITAELDAAREAGMQTGLLIRPDNAPVEPGHGHTEVASFAEILIDFKNPSS, encoded by the coding sequence ATGCAGGTCGAAGCGCAGGGCGTGCTGCTGGACGTCGAGGGGACCACCTCGTCCGTCAAGTTCGTGTACGACGTGATGTTCCCCTTCGCGCGGCGCGAGCTGGCCGCCTACCTCCAGCAGTCGTGGGACGACCCCTCTTGCCAGGCCGCCTGCGAGCAAGTCGCCGGCGACGCAGGCCAGCCGTCGCTGGCCGCATGGGCCGACGCCGAGGACCGCGCCCCGCGCGACCTGGTTGAGGAGGAAGCCACCCGCCTGATGGACGCCGACCAAAAGGCGACCGGCCTCAAGCAGCTGCAGGGCCTGATCTGGAAGAGCGGCTTCGAGTCCGGCGAGATGGTCGCTCACGTGTACCCCGACGTGCCGCCCGCGCTCGATCGGTGGCGGGCCGCCGGCGCCGACCTGCGGATCTACTCCTCCGGCAGCATCCAGGCGCAGCAGCTGTTCTTCGGCCACACCCAGCAGGGCGACCTGCTGCCGCTGTTCTCCGGCCACTACGACACCACCACCGGCCCCAAACGCGAGGCCGCCAGCTACGCGGCCATCGCCGCCGACTGGCGCCTGCCGCCCGCGTCGATCCTGTTCCTGAGCGACATCACCGCCGAACTCGACGCCGCCCGCGAAGCGGGCATGCAGACGGGCCTGTTGATTCGTCCCGACAACGCGCCCGTCGAGCCGGGGCACGGGCACACGGAGGTGGCTAGCTTTGCTGAGATCCTGATCGACTTTAAGAACCCTAGCAGCTAG
- a CDS encoding OadG family protein, whose amino-acid sequence MTLLLPILAQSSGWQGVADGNGLAISITGMLIVFVALTAITLFIAALPKVLAAIEPWFPESAGHHHGAAPSAPASAPASAADDGAVIAAIGFAVHSRSQGGKP is encoded by the coding sequence ATGACTCTGCTGCTTCCGATACTGGCTCAGTCGAGCGGCTGGCAAGGCGTTGCCGACGGCAACGGGCTGGCGATCTCGATCACAGGCATGCTGATCGTGTTTGTCGCGCTAACGGCGATCACGCTGTTTATCGCGGCTCTGCCCAAGGTGCTGGCGGCAATCGAGCCGTGGTTCCCCGAGTCGGCGGGGCACCACCACGGCGCTGCGCCGTCGGCGCCCGCCTCCGCCCCCGCGTCGGCCGCGGACGACGGCGCCGTCATCGCGGCGATCGGCTTCGCCGTCCACTCCCGCTCGCAGGGAGGGAAGCCGTAA
- the mtnB gene encoding methylthioribulose 1-phosphate dehydratase: MLSSASSPTLTGAALDAALDDLSATGADFHRRGWSLGTSSNYSVLVGRDPLELMVTVSGKDKGRLGRGDYVRVGADGRPVEAGAPPSSAETMLHVVLARQPGVGAVLHTHSPAATLLSDHYAGQSVLRLEGYEMLKGLSGHSTHQATELTPIFENTQDIPSLALKVEERLNDADHPLQHGFLIRKHGLYAWGADIAEARRHIEVFEFLMECELRKLSLA, translated from the coding sequence ATGCTCAGCTCAGCCTCCTCGCCCACGCTTACCGGCGCCGCGCTCGACGCGGCCCTCGACGACCTCTCGGCTACCGGCGCCGACTTCCACCGCCGCGGGTGGTCGCTGGGGACCAGCAGTAACTACAGCGTGCTGGTCGGCCGCGACCCGCTGGAGTTGATGGTCACCGTCAGCGGCAAGGACAAGGGCCGCCTGGGCCGCGGCGACTACGTCCGCGTCGGCGCCGACGGCAGGCCGGTCGAAGCCGGCGCGCCGCCCTCGTCGGCGGAAACCATGCTGCACGTCGTGCTGGCCCGGCAGCCGGGCGTGGGAGCGGTGCTGCACACGCACTCGCCCGCCGCGACGCTGCTGTCGGACCACTACGCGGGGCAGAGCGTGCTGCGGCTGGAAGGCTACGAGATGCTCAAGGGCCTGTCGGGGCACAGCACCCACCAGGCGACCGAGCTGACCCCCATCTTCGAGAACACGCAGGACATCCCGTCGCTCGCGTTGAAGGTCGAGGAACGGCTGAACGACGCCGACCACCCGCTGCAGCACGGCTTCCTGATCCGCAAGCACGGCCTGTACGCCTGGGGCGCCGACATCGCCGAGGCCCGCCGCCACATCGAGGTGTTCGAGTTCCTCATGGAGTGCGAGCTCCGCAAGCTGAGCCTGGCCTAG
- a CDS encoding DNA-3-methyladenine glycosylase family protein, whose product MPSNLTIRVPADFELKRAVCSYGYFLLAPNLWLPDQQKLLRPLTLGGRIVGVGVTQPGGRGAPLRVACDTKLPRADQAAVRAALVRMLRPDEDLAAWNRLNPAARRRGFGRMFRSPTLFEDLVKTITGCNVTWRNTMSMNRHLTAKVGRGAFPTPAQLARLTPSRLKQSCRVGYRAARIINLARAFERGAVDPDWFESPARETAELREALLRLEGFGPYAAANMLQLLGHYDHLPIDTETYRHYCHVTGVERPKNDKLLDPLIHERYDPLAPYQFLAYWFEIWRDYERRYGDAWTWDPATTGANFTAAVLNK is encoded by the coding sequence ATGCCCTCGAACCTGACCATCCGCGTGCCGGCCGACTTCGAGCTAAAGCGGGCGGTCTGCTCGTACGGCTACTTCCTGCTAGCCCCCAACCTGTGGCTGCCCGACCAGCAGAAGCTGCTCCGCCCGCTGACGCTGGGCGGGCGGATCGTCGGCGTCGGGGTGACGCAGCCCGGGGGCCGCGGCGCGCCGCTGCGGGTCGCCTGTGACACGAAGCTGCCCCGCGCCGATCAGGCCGCCGTGCGGGCCGCGCTGGTGCGGATGCTGCGTCCGGACGAGGACCTCGCAGCCTGGAACCGGCTGAACCCGGCGGCGCGGCGGCGGGGGTTCGGCCGAATGTTCCGCTCGCCGACGCTGTTCGAGGACCTGGTAAAGACCATCACCGGCTGCAACGTCACGTGGCGGAACACGATGAGCATGAACCGCCACCTGACGGCGAAGGTGGGCCGCGGCGCGTTCCCCACGCCGGCCCAACTGGCGCGTCTGACGCCGTCGCGGCTCAAGCAGAGCTGCCGCGTCGGCTACCGCGCGGCGCGGATCATCAACCTGGCCCGGGCGTTTGAGCGGGGGGCGGTCGACCCCGACTGGTTTGAGTCGCCCGCCCGCGAGACGGCCGAGCTGCGCGAGGCGCTTCTCAGACTCGAAGGTTTCGGCCCGTACGCCGCCGCCAACATGCTGCAGCTGCTGGGCCACTACGACCACCTGCCGATCGACACCGAGACCTACCGGCACTACTGCCACGTGACCGGCGTCGAGCGGCCCAAGAACGACAAGCTGCTGGACCCGCTGATCCACGAGCGGTACGACCCGCTCGCGCCGTATCAGTTCCTGGCCTACTGGTTCGAGATCTGGCGCGACTACGAACGCCGCTACGGCGACGCCTGGACCTGGGACCCCGCCACGACCGGCGCAAACTTTACCGCCGCGGTGCTGAACAAGTGA
- a CDS encoding GNAT family N-acetyltransferase — MPLTDHSIPLASLTAPDRQAIAELIARTWPKPDKDAAYRERQLQQLSAGYRGPAEQAPRAFVVRDGEQIIANAVIEPRTVGAAGGELTILGLGKVCSCPDRRGEGLGGRVVKAALGLVDRGVFPFALFQTSEAVRLFYERLGAVTIANRVVNSLGDDPNANPFADSVVMRYPSKEGWPKGPIDLRGPAY, encoded by the coding sequence ATGCCGCTGACCGACCACAGCATCCCGCTCGCGAGCCTCACTGCGCCCGACAGGCAGGCGATCGCCGAGCTGATCGCCCGCACCTGGCCGAAGCCCGACAAGGACGCCGCTTACCGTGAGCGGCAGCTCCAGCAGCTGTCCGCAGGCTACCGCGGCCCGGCCGAGCAAGCGCCGCGCGCGTTCGTGGTGCGGGACGGCGAACAGATAATCGCCAACGCGGTGATCGAGCCCCGCACCGTTGGCGCCGCGGGGGGCGAGCTGACGATCCTAGGCCTCGGCAAGGTCTGTAGCTGCCCCGACCGGCGCGGCGAGGGCCTTGGCGGGCGTGTTGTGAAGGCCGCCCTGGGACTGGTCGACCGGGGCGTGTTCCCCTTCGCGCTGTTCCAGACCAGCGAGGCGGTCCGCCTGTTCTACGAGCGTCTGGGCGCGGTGACTATTGCCAACCGGGTGGTCAACTCCCTGGGCGACGACCCCAACGCCAACCCCTTTGCCGACTCGGTTGTGATGCGCTACCCATCGAAGGAGGGATGGCCCAAGGGCCCGATCGACCTCCGCGGGCCGGCGTATTGA
- a CDS encoding class I SAM-dependent methyltransferase, whose product MAAFDKTHAADYDNRFAALRPLVDALHLLISAELADLPAGARVLCVGAGTGADLLALAARFPGWRFTAVDPSGPMLEVCRRKAEESGVADRCEFHTGYLDSLPPGEPFDAATSILVSQFMLDPQQRTGFFSAIAARLRPGARLATADLAAEESAAGEQLLAHWMQAMRWAGMNEEQLAGLRDAYNNAVAVLPPTGVAGLIEAGGFDSPCQFFQAGMIHGWLAARR is encoded by the coding sequence ATGGCCGCGTTCGACAAGACCCACGCCGCCGACTACGACAACCGCTTCGCCGCGCTGCGGCCGTTGGTGGACGCGTTGCACCTCTTGATCAGCGCGGAGCTGGCCGACCTGCCGGCCGGCGCCCGCGTGCTGTGCGTCGGCGCGGGGACCGGGGCGGACCTGCTGGCGCTCGCCGCGCGGTTCCCCGGCTGGCGATTCACGGCGGTCGACCCGTCGGGGCCGATGCTGGAGGTCTGCCGCCGCAAGGCGGAAGAGAGCGGCGTGGCGGACCGCTGCGAATTCCACACCGGCTACCTCGACTCGCTGCCGCCCGGCGAACCCTTCGACGCGGCCACGTCGATCCTGGTGTCGCAGTTCATGCTCGACCCGCAGCAGCGGACCGGCTTCTTCAGCGCAATCGCCGCGCGGCTCCGCCCCGGCGCACGGCTCGCGACGGCGGACCTGGCGGCCGAAGAGTCTGCCGCCGGCGAGCAGCTGCTGGCCCACTGGATGCAGGCGATGCGGTGGGCGGGCATGAACGAGGAGCAGCTCGCCGGCCTGCGGGACGCGTACAACAACGCGGTCGCCGTGCTGCCGCCCACCGGAGTCGCCGGTCTGATCGAGGCCGGCGGGTTCGACTCGCCCTGCCAGTTCTTCCAGGCGGGCATGATCCACGGCTGGCTGGCGGCACGCCGTTGA
- a CDS encoding 1,2-dihydroxy-3-keto-5-methylthiopentene dioxygenase produces MATVTVSDDNRRIEDPDAIREFLAPFGIWYEKWDVEGRLGDSPTDEEILAEYQPEIDRLSERGGFVTADVINVKPDTPNLDAMLAKFDKEHTHSEDEVRFTVAGRGVFWISPDAAINGVDGPVFSVEVTTGDLINVPAGTKHWFHLCDNRQIRCIRLFQDPSGWTPEYIADGVHTKHQPVCWGGSYLPKAEGLKGAVEL; encoded by the coding sequence ATGGCGACCGTAACCGTCTCGGACGACAACCGCCGCATTGAGGACCCCGACGCCATCCGCGAGTTCCTCGCGCCGTTCGGCATCTGGTACGAGAAGTGGGACGTCGAGGGCCGCCTGGGCGACTCGCCGACCGACGAAGAGATCCTGGCCGAGTACCAGCCGGAGATCGACCGGCTGAGCGAGCGGGGCGGCTTCGTCACGGCCGACGTGATCAACGTGAAGCCCGACACGCCGAACCTGGACGCCATGCTCGCCAAGTTCGACAAGGAGCACACCCACAGCGAGGACGAGGTGCGGTTCACGGTGGCCGGCCGCGGCGTGTTCTGGATCAGCCCGGACGCCGCAATCAACGGCGTCGACGGCCCGGTGTTCTCGGTGGAGGTCACCACCGGCGACCTGATCAACGTGCCGGCCGGCACCAAGCACTGGTTCCACCTGTGCGACAACCGCCAGATCCGCTGCATCCGCCTGTTCCAGGACCCCAGCGGCTGGACGCCCGAGTACATCGCCGACGGCGTGCACACCAAGCACCAGCCGGTCTGCTGGGGCGGCAGCTACCTGCCCAAGGCCGAGGGCCTCAAAGGTGCGGTGGAGCTGTGA
- a CDS encoding sodium:solute symporter family protein: MQLEFIDLAIIAAVIAVSVLVGLWSSRRAGDNPAEYFLSGRGMSGWLLGVSLVATTFAADTPGLVTELVRTHGVAGNWVWWAFLLTGMLTVFLFARMWRRTGVTTDLEFYELRYHGEPARLLRMFRAAYLGVVFNVIVMAVVSVAAIKIGHVMLGLSPAAVLLCGGLTALVLSTLGGLRAVVWTDCLLFGVAMAGSVAAAYFAVQRPEVGGLAGLLDHPAVAAKQAMLPGWDWSTTESRNFLMTVLLMPLLVQWWSVWYPSAEPGGGGYLAQRMLAAKDEDNALGAVMLFNVAHYALRPWPWILVALASLVVYPELADLERAFPQLGESKLGHDLAYPAMLTSAPAGWRGLILASLLSAYVSTISTQLNWGSSYITNDFYKPLLGNRATDAQLVLVGRVATVAIMLLSSGLALYLQTAKQGFDLLLSVGAGTGLVFVLRWYWWRINAVSEIVAMIASVAVAALFQFVDFGLEDWQVLGLSVGATTLIWLAATLLTRPEPEATLLSFCRLVHPRGPGWRSVYTRAEQQGSPITTYPQDSIPLGLLRMALGTAAIYAALFAVGAGLYGQSGPAVVMAAVATLTGLALSATFRRKQPTANR; this comes from the coding sequence ATGCAGCTGGAGTTCATCGACCTCGCCATCATCGCCGCGGTGATCGCGGTCAGCGTGCTGGTCGGCCTGTGGTCCAGCCGCCGCGCCGGGGACAACCCGGCCGAGTACTTCCTGTCGGGCCGCGGCATGTCGGGGTGGCTGCTCGGGGTGTCGCTGGTCGCCACCACGTTCGCCGCCGACACGCCCGGCCTGGTCACCGAGCTGGTCCGCACCCACGGCGTGGCGGGCAACTGGGTCTGGTGGGCGTTCCTGCTGACCGGGATGCTCACGGTGTTCCTGTTCGCGCGGATGTGGCGCCGCACCGGCGTCACGACCGACCTGGAGTTCTACGAGCTCCGCTACCACGGCGAGCCGGCCCGCCTGCTGCGGATGTTCCGCGCGGCGTACCTGGGCGTGGTGTTCAACGTGATCGTGATGGCGGTGGTGTCGGTCGCGGCGATCAAGATCGGGCACGTGATGCTCGGGCTGTCGCCCGCCGCCGTGCTGCTGTGCGGCGGGCTGACGGCGCTGGTGCTGAGCACGCTGGGCGGGCTGCGGGCGGTGGTGTGGACCGACTGCCTGCTGTTCGGCGTGGCGATGGCCGGCTCGGTCGCGGCCGCGTACTTCGCGGTCCAGCGTCCGGAGGTCGGCGGGCTGGCGGGCCTGCTCGACCACCCGGCGGTGGCCGCCAAGCAGGCGATGCTGCCCGGCTGGGACTGGAGCACCACCGAGTCGCGAAACTTCCTGATGACGGTGCTGCTGATGCCGCTGCTGGTGCAGTGGTGGAGCGTGTGGTACCCGAGCGCCGAGCCGGGCGGCGGCGGCTACCTGGCCCAGCGGATGCTGGCCGCCAAGGACGAGGACAACGCGCTGGGCGCGGTGATGCTGTTCAACGTGGCCCACTACGCTCTGCGGCCCTGGCCGTGGATCCTGGTGGCGCTGGCGTCGCTGGTGGTGTACCCGGAGCTGGCGGACCTGGAGCGGGCGTTCCCGCAGCTCGGCGAGTCGAAGCTGGGGCACGACCTGGCCTACCCCGCCATGCTGACCAGCGCGCCCGCCGGCTGGCGGGGTCTGATCCTGGCGTCGCTGCTGTCGGCCTACGTGTCGACCATCTCGACGCAATTGAACTGGGGGTCGTCGTACATCACGAACGACTTCTACAAGCCGCTGCTGGGCAATCGGGCGACCGACGCCCAGTTGGTGCTGGTGGGCCGCGTCGCGACGGTGGCGATCATGCTGCTCTCCAGCGGGCTGGCGCTCTACCTGCAGACCGCCAAGCAGGGGTTCGACCTGCTGCTGAGCGTCGGCGCGGGCACGGGCCTGGTGTTTGTGCTGCGGTGGTACTGGTGGCGGATCAACGCGGTGAGCGAGATCGTGGCGATGATCGCGTCGGTGGCGGTGGCGGCGTTGTTCCAGTTTGTTGACTTCGGGCTGGAAGACTGGCAGGTGCTGGGGCTGAGCGTCGGCGCTACGACGCTCATCTGGCTGGCGGCCACGCTCCTCACGCGTCCAGAGCCCGAGGCCACGCTGCTTTCGTTCTGCCGGCTGGTCCACCCCCGCGGCCCCGGCTGGCGGTCGGTCTACACACGGGCCGAGCAGCAGGGCAGCCCGATCACGACGTACCCGCAAGACTCCATCCCGCTCGGGCTGCTGCGGATGGCGCTAGGGACCGCGGCGATCTACGCCGCGTTGTTCGCCGTTGGCGCTGGGTTGTACGGGCAGTCGGGCCCGGCGGTTGTGATGGCAGCTGTCGCAACTTTGACGGGGCTCGCCTTGTCGGCCACGTTTCGAAGGAAACAGCCCACAGCCAATCGGTAG
- a CDS encoding ECF-type sigma factor has product MYALPCSDNLTDVPEINHADRVASRNRGGRMAPSRSMLRASYAELHRLAADLVRQRRSGRAIDPRTLVNEAARHTLGASGLQDLADPDGYLAFLANALHGMLDELVEECIAQHCEAPLVWLNLPGVAGGADLVGLLAALRRLEQRSGRHAQIAVLRMFGGLSDAEIAAELAISETRARVGWSRVRDWMIITCSAPRR; this is encoded by the coding sequence ATGTACGCCCTGCCCTGCTCCGACAACCTGACCGACGTGCCCGAAATCAATCACGCCGACCGGGTTGCGTCCCGCAACCGCGGCGGGCGGATGGCCCCCTCGCGGTCGATGCTCCGCGCCAGCTACGCCGAGCTCCACCGCCTGGCCGCCGACCTGGTGCGCCAGCGGCGTTCGGGGCGGGCGATCGACCCGCGGACCTTGGTCAACGAGGCGGCCCGGCACACGCTCGGCGCCAGCGGGCTGCAGGACCTGGCGGACCCGGACGGCTACCTCGCGTTCCTGGCCAACGCTTTGCACGGCATGCTGGACGAGCTGGTCGAGGAGTGCATCGCCCAACACTGCGAGGCACCGCTCGTGTGGCTCAACCTGCCAGGAGTAGCGGGCGGCGCCGACCTGGTCGGTCTGCTGGCGGCGTTGCGCCGGCTGGAGCAACGCAGCGGCCGCCACGCCCAGATCGCCGTGCTGCGGATGTTTGGAGGGCTGAGCGACGCAGAGATCGCCGCCGAGCTGGCCATCAGCGAGACGCGGGCCCGCGTCGGCTGGTCGCGCGTCCGCGACTGGATGATCATCACTTGTTCAGCACCGCGGCGGTAA
- a CDS encoding sodium ion-translocating decarboxylase subunit beta — protein sequence MEILYKFLETTAFAQLTFGNAVMILIGLVFIALAIIKDYEPLLLLPIGFGAIVGNVPSDPSMGLSVYDEGSVLSYIYFGVSQGIFPPLIFLGIGAMTDFSTMLSNPKLVLLGAAAQMGIFLTLLGAMWLGFSPEQSGAIGIIGGADGPTAIFLAAKLAPELLGAIAIAAYSYMALVPVIQPPIMKLLTTRQERLIRMKAPRHVSKRERIIFPIAAFLICTFIAPGALVLIGMLFLGNLLKESTVTERLANTARTAMIDIVTILLGFSVGASTKAQNFLTEQSLQIFGLGALSFAIATASGVLFAKFMNLFLTHKINPLVGAAGVSAVPDSARVVQMVGQKEDPHNFLLMHAMAPNVAGVIGSAVAAGVLWSVLTGG from the coding sequence GTGGAGATCCTCTACAAGTTCCTCGAGACCACCGCGTTCGCCCAGCTTACGTTCGGCAACGCGGTGATGATCCTGATCGGCCTGGTGTTCATCGCGCTGGCGATCATCAAGGACTACGAACCGCTGCTGCTATTGCCGATCGGCTTCGGCGCGATCGTCGGCAACGTGCCGTCGGACCCGAGCATGGGCCTGAGCGTGTACGACGAGGGCAGCGTGCTGAGCTACATCTACTTTGGCGTGAGCCAGGGCATCTTCCCGCCGCTGATCTTCCTGGGCATCGGCGCGATGACCGACTTCTCCACCATGCTGTCCAACCCCAAGCTGGTGCTGCTGGGCGCGGCGGCGCAGATGGGCATCTTCCTGACGCTGCTGGGCGCCATGTGGCTGGGGTTCTCCCCGGAGCAGTCCGGCGCGATCGGCATCATCGGCGGCGCCGACGGCCCGACCGCCATCTTCCTGGCGGCCAAGCTCGCGCCCGAGCTGCTGGGCGCGATCGCGATCGCCGCGTACAGCTACATGGCGCTGGTGCCGGTGATCCAGCCGCCGATCATGAAGCTGCTGACCACCCGCCAGGAGCGGCTGATCCGGATGAAGGCGCCGCGGCACGTGTCGAAGCGGGAGCGGATCATCTTCCCGATCGCGGCGTTCCTGATCTGCACGTTCATCGCGCCGGGCGCGCTGGTGCTGATCGGCATGCTGTTCCTCGGCAACCTGCTGAAGGAGAGCACGGTCACCGAGCGGCTGGCCAACACGGCCCGCACCGCAATGATCGACATCGTCACAATCCTGCTGGGCTTCTCGGTCGGCGCTAGCACCAAGGCGCAGAACTTCCTGACCGAGCAGTCGCTGCAGATCTTCGGGCTGGGGGCGTTGTCGTTCGCGATCGCCACGGCCAGCGGCGTGCTGTTCGCCAAGTTCATGAACCTGTTCCTGACCCACAAGATCAACCCGCTGGTCGGCGCCGCCGGCGTGTCGGCGGTGCCGGACTCGGCCCGGGTGGTGCAGATGGTCGGCCAGAAAGAGGACCCGCACAACTTCCTGCTGATGCACGCCATGGCGCCCAACGTGGCGGGCGTGATCGGCTCGGCCGTGGCGGCCGGCGTGCTGTGGTCGGTGCTGACGGGCGGCTAG